GGAAGCAGATGAGGTTTAAGATCATGAATTAGTTTTTATATTATTGTTTTGTTAcgatttattaagtttaaacttCATAAACTTTATGGTTTGAGTGTATTGTGTGTTCTACCTTTTTAATGGACATAATGTGATGGTCCTTTGTCCATTGTGTGTAACAATGAGTGTTGCTAAAATTGTGTGTCACAGTAGCAATAATTCAGCatgctgaattttttttgttttacacAGATTTTTAAGACTTTTCATTGTTGTCTATATCATGGCCCCTCATTAGAGTCTTAGATTATCTCTTTTCTAACGAGTCTGGTTGAGATCCTTATTttaaaagcatgttatttttggCTTATGAAGGGTACACATGATGATTTATCATGCTACAAATTTTATAACTTCAAAACACAAATGGGTTGTTCAACTTTATGTAGGCTGATGAGTTGTCGGGTATGCCTCGTGTTGCATTGGATAATTTTGTTGGAAAAACTTTCATATTCAAGATAAAAATTGATGATAGTAAGAATGGAAAATATGCAAAGAGTTCTTTTGTGTACACAATGACTGATGCTTCTGATATGATCAAACTTTTTACCTCAAATGATGACACAGTACAGGTACGTTTTAGTCCTTTCATGTTATTCTTTTTCTAAATGTCCTTAAAtgttattgtttttttaattttgaacatGTAAACTCAATTCCATTAAAACTAAAATACACCAAATGAAAAACCGAAAAATTTAGAACTCAGCCTTACTTCAAAAGGTCAATGTCAGTGGTCACTGTATAAAGACTAACATCTAAATAGAAATTGACTTCAGTCAACCCAAATATTAtcttaaatgttattattgatgGTAACTATCATTTTATAGCCTTCTACTCCTTACATGTGGTTTTCTTTTTTAGGATTCGTTGCAAATTGGTAGTATTGATGCAAATAGTGAGCTATCTATTCAAAAGCATCAATCTGATGCTACTGTAAGATTTTTTTCAATGATTGCACATATATACTtcatttcaaaataataattatatgaaaaaaaaaaactctaacacTATGTGGTTTGTACTTGCAGGGTGACATTTCTATTACAAGTGAAAATGAACTTTGAATCATATTCTCAGCAGAATGTTACTCCTATGAAAAGAATGTCACATCAAAATCTTGTGTATTCTGACATAGCGGAAAACTCTCCAGCACAAGCTTCCTCAACTAAGGAGTTAAAACGTGTTAAGATAGAGAAGTGAAATAAGAATTTGATTACATTGAGACTTCTGCTACGTTAGTATATGTTGCAAGTTTTTCTATTTATGGTGTTTTAAAGAGTTAATTACattgtttggttttgtattaaGTAAACTCGGATGatcaattttaatattattcatgtatctattttgattttacttctagcaatttttttttacttcgaTATATGACTATAACACATGCCTAAATATTATGACACGTttcaaatatcaattaatttcataaaatcacttaaaaaaatactaaaataataatagttttaaaattaccCGTGCAAATGCACGGGCTACATACTAGTATGAGGTAtattattgaaaaagaaaaaagatagtGAGCTAGCATCAGCAAAGCATCAGCAAAAAACGTCATGGACGGGTTTGTAAGCCAAGCATTAATGATATTATCTGTGGAAAAATTGTTTTATCTCTTTCCACATTTCAACATCATCCCTCCCTTCCCAACATTTTCCACTCACTCGTGTCTCTCTTTCCTCGCAAAACCCTACCCCTTTCTCTGTCTCTCCCCTGCACATTCAAGTTATCTTCTAAGCTTTATATAGCTAGCTACCATTATCAGGCACATATATATACAACACCACCAACCAGCAAAATTTCCAACAAAACTAAGAAATAGATCGATccagcacaaaaaaaaaatatgaatactATGCTTTTCCCTGAAAGTGTCTCTGCCAAGAGAAAACAAGTGATCAGAGAGCTTGTGAAGGGTCGTGAGCATGCTACTCAGCTCAAGTTTCTGCTTCAGAATCTAAATGGGGGGTCTCTCTCAGCTAAGGAAATGGCGGCCAGTGTGCTCAGATCTTTCTCCGTCTCTCTTTCTGTCATTACTTCTGATTCTTTATCTGAAGAAgctggtagtggtggtggtggtgaggttGCTGATCAGAATCATAGTGAAGATGGGTCACTTGTGATGGCGGCGGCGGCTGCTGCTTCCAGCAATATTGGTCCTGAAGATTCAAGTGAGAGCTGCGGGAAGAGAATATTTGTGCAGGCCACAAAGGATCGGAGAGGTTCATACAAAAGAAGGTACATGACTCTTCCTCTTTTCCATTGTATATAGTTATGGATCTGATCTGTTCTTTACAGATTGGTGAATTGGGGTTTGTACGTACGGACAGTGTCATTGTCATAActcataactcatatgaaaaAGTAAAGATAAAAATTGAAGCTTTGAGTGGTTCATATGGAGAAAAAGACATTTTGATTTGATGGTATAAATTACAAAGGAGTTTGGGTTCGCAGAATCACTTATGAGAAGAAGTTTATGTGATTTCTGAGTAACTTTTGTGAGAAAAAGTAAATTGATCATGTTCTTACTAATGGAGTCAATTCTGATTATGCGTGTGTTTGAGTGAACATTTTAATTAAGCGTTTATGTTAATCAACGTTTATCACATAAGATTTTATTGATGAGAAATTGATCAAAAAGAAACGGATGAAAATGAGTTAGGTTTTATTgatcataagctaatttgaacagtttttaattaaaatgaactcaaaacaattttcGGGTAATGTAAGcctaaacattttttaaaactgaCAAACCCTTTTATAATTGCTTATATCATGttataagataaactcaaatgAACTCTCTCAAACATGTATTATGTTGGTTTTGTTTGGTGCTACAAAATTATGAGGGTTCAAATTCAAGTGGCAAGGATTACCATAATTGCAAGGAAGCTTGGAGTCATATTTGCACTAATACTGTAGCCACACTATGCATTGCACTAAATGACATGCATGACTGAAATTGTGTTGTGCAGGAAGAGTGAGCAGACACGGACCATTGTCTCCCCAACCACTGATGATGATCATTCATGGAGAAAGTACGGACAAAAGGATATCTTGAATTCTCAATTCCCCAGGTAATAATTGTTCTCCTCTCCTGTTCAATTTTCCAAGGAAAGATCTTTCCTCATTTGATTTATATATATGCACAAAATGTCTTGTCTCTTTCTATAGATataaaaaagagtaaaatacactcacccccctcaaggtttgtaagaatgacactccaccccattcttttttaaatctcactccaccccattttttataaaggcaaaatttagtgacgaaaacaaattcgtcactaataaaaaataattacaaattagttaaaatttaaataagtttaatgcatttacactatcatacattaatttatgaaaataattttactgaattaaatttaaaaaaacaatccactctgtctgttaagtccacgtcccatctgtctccaaatcatatttctcaccacaaacggtcaccaccaagcctttgctccctttaacacgacgaccactgtcccagaatgtgaaaccccatggcaccaccatgcatcaaagttttgttgcgacctgaaccacaGAACGTGAATCACACATTCCCAAAGCTacctgttcaactacttcttgtgaacttcaccccctttaagttgcgagcgaacgctctgttggtttaagatgtcgttggattttgttaaaaacggtgctccaccgcatcgttgagttctaataacctccgattcacttcatatttcttaattttgtttctctattttcttcacccatttgtcttgctttttgggtctacaatccaattttcaaaatttgaggtataaagagattattttgattaaaattgaattattaccaaatatgaaaacacaagcatgtttccctatgttcgagatatggtttgtaaaccggtcgggtgtgttattgcagaatttgcattgtgaatttacggaggaagaccacgattgagagaatgaggaggactgtgatgttttcatttttaaatttattggattatattgaaaatattttttgaaattattgattaacaatttaaataataactaattattaatgaagaatatttttcgtcactaaatttgcatctatataaaatggggttgggtgtagattttagacaagaatggggtggagtgtaattctaataaaccttgagaggggtgagtgtactttactctataGAAAACATTATCTTAAAAAAGAATGATTTTAACCGGCTTTTTGGGTGCATGAACACTACTACCTTTCTTAATCATACCAAAAGTTGAAATTAAACTCAACTTGTGCAAGTGCAAATTAATGAATGTGTAGAAGCTAGATATTTACTTTGTTTGGATATCAAATCAATCCTATACCATATGTTCTCTCTAATTTAGATATGATTGTTTTCAAGTTATTCTTAATCACTATAAAACTTAATAGTATATTGTGTTATAAATCTTATATTAGCTAGAGATGGCACATAGATAATTTTTATAAAGTGTAGAACAATTCTTAATTATTGAACTAAATTTTAAGTTGAGTTGCAGTACTTTCCAAATTCTAATATGTATTAAAGTTAATCATAGATATGTTTGTTGGTGAAGACCTCTTATATTTGGGATTACCTCAGAAATGTTCAATCATACAAATTCCACACTCCAGATATCTAACGAATGTAAGAGAATgagttagaagtctcacattaactagagatatgactTAAATAACATTTATAAAGTGTAGAGTAATCTTCAATTCTTGATTTGTGTTAAGCCttctaaattttaataaaatacttATGTGTCAATTACATGAAGTCGGAAGAGGACATGAAAAAGTTTTCCTTGATTAGACATCCAAACAACTAGTTAtataatttgttttttcttttctttttctcaaaaAAGCTTGTCTTCTAACTCACCCATTTGATGGCAATTTGCAGGAGTTACTTCAGGTGCACCCGGAAGCATGATCAAGGTTGCCGGGCAAACAAACAGGTGCAACGGATACAGGAGAATCCTGACATGTACCAAATTACATATATTGGGTTTCACACATGCAAAGACACTCCGATCAAAGCCCCAGAAATGGTCACATTCTCTAATACTTGGGACTCATTCCTTGTGAATTCCCATCCTGACTCAAATGAACATCATGATCCAATTATAAAACTAGAATGTCCCTGCAGTGGTGAAACTCCAAGTGATGTTACTGGCAACAACTTGGATCATAGCCTGTGGTCTGAGTTGAAGGATTTTGAGCTATCCAAACCTTCCAATATTATACCCTCAAGCAGTGCAGTTCATATGGATTTTGGGGTACTTTCTTCTCATTTCAGCACTGActtccactttgaagaaaataaTCTGCTCTATTCATCTTCGTAATGTAAACTACTAAGGTTGAATATTTTGCTTTTAATTACCTTTGCATTCATATGTACCACTATATTGCTGCCAGTTGTCATGGAATTTGTGGTCACGGGTTCGAGGAGTGAAATAACTCTTTTGTAAAAATGTAAGATAAACTGCTTACATTAGATTTATAAGGTGGATCTGAACATTTTCTACACCTCTCATATAACGGGAGCTTTATAGCACTACATTGTTTTTAAACTTTGCATTCATATGTATCATTAGAGGATCTCTTTGATCACATCAATCAACTTATGTAATGCAAGCCAAACGATTGTGATTGGAAGGATGATTTGATTTATTAAGCTTTAAAAAGTAGTTTGCTATATTCAGCTTCGTAATGTAAACTACCAAGATTAATGAACATTTAGATTGCTGCAAGGTACAAAGATAACTTGCGGTTATAGGTTTGAGCCGCAAAATTATTAATCTCTTGCAAAATTGTTAAGTAAGATTACCCACATTATTAGATCCATAAGGTAGTTTTGACCCTCTAGACCATGCGCATGCATAATGATCAGAGCTTTATACCACCCGTTTTGGTTTCAAACCTTTTGCAATCATATGTACATGTACCATTAGAGGATCTCTTTGATCACATCAATCAATTTAGATGTAATGCAAACCTTGTGTGTGTGTTCTATAGAAGATTTTGATTGACGGATGGTTTGATTAAGCTTAAAAAAGTGACTCACTTTAGCaaagtataattatttttaaatggtTTTTATATATAGAAGAAAACCAATTTTAAATGTTCATCTTTAAGTTCAAATTATTTGCTCCATGTATTTaagttcaaattattttctcttCAATCATAGTTTATTTTGGATAAACTAGTTAACTAGTACaacttattaaaataattttaaaaataattttttttatttaaaaattgttagattttttttacctttttaatTAGAAGTGTTAAACGTAGGCGGGAGTTATCGGGTCCAAGATGGATGCATGGGTGCCGGAGGACTGGTTCTAACAACGGAGGACAGTGGTTGTTTGGGTTTTTTTTGTCTCACCAGCAAGGAGGAAATGCCTTAATAGCGGAGGTGCAAGTTTTATTACTCAGCGGCGGATCCAGGATCCGGGGTCAGGGagttcaaattttttaaatgaacacatcggtaaaaatacaattaaaaacaactttaatatgtttacaAGTCATAGTTATCCTCTACGTGATTTCATATTCTGAAATCGTTGAACAATAGACTCAGAGTCAATGTGAGTAACTAAACAATCGTTCATCCATGTATCTTGGCTTAAAAGCACATTTAGTCCCCCACAAATGTGAATCGTGCAAAATGAGTccctaaactatttttttagcaTTTCAGTCCCCCACGTTTTCTCCTGTTACCACAGTTAGTCCTTCTGTTAGATTTTGAACGGTTTTTTCTTAGGtggatttttttaaatgacttggatgagagagaagaaTGCAAGTGCCTTGCACGTGtccctcttcttcatcttcttcatcaatttcATCTCCCAAACCCAGGATAAACCTAAAACCTTACATTCATCAATGCATCTAAAACTCCTTACATTTAATCTGCAACCAACAACAAAACATGCCCAGCCCCATCTTTCTTTCTATGAAACAAACATGAAGATAACCACCAATCCTTGCAGATTCAGATTTCGACCTTTCCCCTTTCTTTCAGATCCAAATTCAACTTTTCCCTTCCTCCCAGATCCGTCATGAAGATCAATCGGGATTTTCTTTCTggtattttgtttgttttacaATTATGGAGAACCCCACTCCAAtttcttcttgtccttcttcccCAAGTTTTTTGTGAAGCTTTCTCTTCCACTCCTTATTGAATTCGGGTTTGTTTGATGGTGTTTCTAGGTCCAAGGGAGAGGGTTCAAAGGTACCCAGAACTTTGTGATCTGGATTTGTGTTTGTTCAATGGTGTTTCGGGGTCTTAGGAAGATGTTTATAAGGTACCCAGAACGAGATCGAAGGAGAAGAGGGTTCGAAGTTACCTAGAACGTCGCGATCTGGATTGGGTTTGTTGGATGTTGTTTCTGGGTCAAAGGAAGAGAGATCGAAGTACCCAGAACGAGATTGAAGGAAGATGGTTCGAGGGCTCAGAAATTTGTGCTTTTAGAACGAGATTCTTGTATCTCCCCACAACTACAATCTCGTTTTGACTATCTTGATAAAAAATTTCGTTCACTGTAGAATTTCCAGCCTTGGGCTATTTTTGTATTGATTGGCTTGCTCTTATAGAATATAGATGAATGATGTTTTGGAGACAAACATGATGaacgtgatgatgaagattcatTCATGTGTCAGTTTTTTATTATGAATTTATGATGGAAATTGGGGAGAACTGGATTTCCCACTCCTAGATTTAGATTTGCCACACTAAAATATCCCTCCGTGTTATTTTATGGGAGATAAATATTCGAAAGGTTTCGGTAGTTTAAGTTCCGAAACTAATCGATTTTATAATTCCCAGTTCCAAaccattcaatttcatttcaaTTCCAAACCAGTTCCCCCCCATCGTCTCCCTCTTCGACATCCTCTCCCTCTTCGACTTTCCGACCTTGAAAGGAGGCGATTCCGGCGAATTCCATTCGACCTCTTCAACTTTCATCATCAGCGGGGAGGTTTCTCATCATCTTCGTCAGAAATCAAGTGTAGAGGTGAGTTGAACCCTACCTTCATCAAATTTCGTAGATTAGGGTTCTTGCATTTTGGGGTTTTTGGTATTCAGCGTTCGTGGGGTGGGGTTAGAGGGATTCAAGCATAGGGGAATTGACTGAAAGGGATTGGGAACTAAAGGGGCAGTGTATGTATGCTTATAAACTGTCGTGATTAAGAATATGTATCCTTAAGAGGGGAAAACTTAATTATCTTTCATCACATCATGGTTAAACTTAATCTTTGAGCTAACCAATGCTCCATTGCCCCACAACTCCAAACTCATCTTCAGGTCAAGAATCAAAGTTTGTCCATCTCATTCTGAGAAAGGTGAAAGATAGACAATCACCaggatagaaagaaaaaaaaaaattagactaTACTTGTGCCTTAAAAATGGCTTTTGGTTTGCCTGAACAGAAGCTATTACTCACGCACCTTAAAGTGAAAACAGATTCCGGTTCAAGCTTACAAGTTGATATATTTACTAGGCATTGCGGCCAAGCGTCGTGTGTTTAGATACCAATTGAGTTGATGTGAAAGCACATGACTCAACCCATAAGAAGAGTTGCGATAACTTTTTGCTTTGAAGTGAGTGCTAATGCCAATTAGCACTGACCCTAACTGGTAAGTGGTATCCTAACACACACAGGTCATATAGAAACTGGAGAAGTTCTATTGAGCTTAATGCTCACATTTTAACAAAAGGGTTTTATCAAATGCATTATAATTCTATTAGCTGAAACCAATTCTTCTAGACttgttattgaaaaaaaaaaactcaccaaATTTGTGACATTTCACTAGAGGGAATTTGCTCGTATAATGTCTCATAGAAAATCCTAAGAGGGTCTTTCTGAAAAATGAGAAAGCAGATTGTATTTGTAGAAACATAGGATGGATAGAATGAGAGAAAAATATACAGAACAACAACACATAGTTATTTGGGTTAGGTATAGTTGGAGACGTATAGTTGAATTGAGGCCTGAGTTTTCTGAATGCAATTTCAAATTTGCAAGTTTCAAATCATGTCATGAGGCATTGTTGCGTAATGCTTAATTAAAGACTAGTTCAGGGTTAGAATCTTTGAGTCAATAATCATATAAACTAGCATAGGTGCATTTCTTGGTCCTACTAATTGTGTGGTGTAGCAATATGTAATGCATGAGGAAGAATTCATGcttttgtttcattttctgTTATACATTTGTATA
This is a stretch of genomic DNA from Lotus japonicus ecotype B-129 chromosome 1, LjGifu_v1.2. It encodes these proteins:
- the LOC130749866 gene encoding WRKY DNA-binding transcription factor 70-like, translating into MNTMLFPESVSAKRKQVIRELVKGREHATQLKFLLQNLNGGSLSAKEMAASVLRSFSVSLSVITSDSLSEEAGSGGGGEVADQNHSEDGSLVMAAAAAASSNIGPEDSSESCGKRIFVQATKDRRGSYKRRKSEQTRTIVSPTTDDDHSWRKYGQKDILNSQFPRSYFRCTRKHDQGCRANKQVQRIQENPDMYQITYIGFHTCKDTPIKAPEMVTFSNTWDSFLVNSHPDSNEHHDPIIKLECPCSGETPSDVTGNNLDHSLWSELKDFELSKPSNIIPSSSAVHMDFGVLSSHFSTDFHFEENNLLYSSS